TTATACTGATAGTATTAAATAAGAAGGGATTAAAATTAAGTTATAAATTAATCATAGCAAATACACTCCTGTCCAATAATGTCTTACATCTACTGATTTCCTCATGATCAATATGGCTACAAAAAGTATATAACAATCCAATTATAAATGTCACATAAAACACAGCTAGCTTATGCTCTCCTCTACATGCTTTAGTATCTGTCTAGTTTTATGATGTGTCTGACACCATTGTATCCTTTAaagcagtatgcatgggttcatcagtcataaccATGTTACAAAATAGAGTAAACAGACAAGTACAATGCaaatttagaaattttaaatttgaagAGGAGTCATGCACAGAaacatgtaatattatgtaatgtgtaaaGAGTTGCTTCATTTTAAGTAGCCACATCACATTGAAATCTTTGAAATATTATACACTTATAACAAGTTATTTGGTATGTTTTGAACATGATCATCCAAATGCTGCTCTCCTTGTGTCATTCTAATAATTATAAGTTTATATGTATCTAGTGTGCATTTTTAATGTAAAAAGaacatgtgtgtgcgtgtgtgtacttgtgataatcattcagtatGAATATTGCTAGTATGTTTCATCTCTTTCAGTTGTCATTGTGTTACAACAATGCTCACTGCTGTGTGGTTCATTTTGTTTTTCTGGATTCGTGTTGTGTTAACATTTGAACACACTGTCATCTTGTCTCACAACTTATCACTTACAGAATGTGTTAAACTAAACAACACCTCATATCAATGTGGCTCTTTTGATCATGTGCTGATATTACTATCAGAATGTTGTAGTTCAACTGATATTATTGTAGAGCCAAACACTTACGTTCTCTCTTCATCAcataaaattattgatttaCAAAATATTCGAATTAGATCCAGAACAAGCCAGCCTGCTACAATATGGTGCACACTTAATACTAATGGAAGCTATGATATTGACACAGGAATTGCTTTTATCAGAATTACAAACTTGGTCATTGAACACTTGAATGTGATGGGATGTGGAATGAAACATGtcagtaataattatattggagAAGGACAGTTTATTATGGTACGTAGTGCACTTTATATTCAAAACAGCACTGATGTGTCCTTGTATGGATCAAGTATTTCTCACAACAATGGAATAGGATTGTTAATGTATGACACAAATGGAACAGTGAACATTACGAAGTCGTCTTTTATTAATAATACAATGAATATGGCAGAACAAAATCCATCATTTACAGGTGGTGGTGGAATTTATGTACACTTTACCAACTGCACTCCAGGATTAGTTGAATGTGACTCACTTGGTAATCTGTACAACAATGGTTCCAACTATATTGTTGATGAGTGTATATTTGATCATAATACTGCTTTTTATGATTTTAATGGTGGTAAAGCTGATGAGCGTTTTGCAGGTATTTCTGTGACATTTGGTACAGGAGGTGGATTGTCTTGTTTCTTTAATGGTGAAGCCTTAAATAATTCATTGCATGTCACTACATCATCATTTACCTCTAATTCAGCACTAGTTGGTGGTGGCATTAACATTCGCAGCAGACACAATTCAAAGTTCACTcatgctgaaattttcaattgcaGTTTTATAAATAATACTTTATATGGAGTATATGGAGATGAACCTGGAGGTGGAGGTATATCAATAGGATACGTCATTTACCAAACTGGTGGTGAAACACTTTATAACACTTACATAATTTCTGGTTGTTTATTTGAAAGAAATAAAGCAACATATGGGATTGGTGGTGGTGTTGTGGGGTTTGGAAGTCGTGAACCACGTAGAATAGTACCAACTATTCGTTTTGAAATACACAACACATCTTTCCTTAGCAACGAAGCACTGTATGGCTCAGCTATTGAAATTAACAGAGAATTTTTCAATTCTATCACAGTTGGTGTATTTTTCACTTTGGTTATTGATAATTGTGATTTTAACAGTAATTACTTGCAAAATCCTAGTTCTCAATTGGCAAACTCTTCTATTTCAAGCAGTATTGCAGCAGTTGCCTTATCTGGAATTGGCATTCAATTTAGAGGAAATAACAAGTTTAGTGGCAATGCAGCAACAGCTCTGCTCGTGGAGGGTGCTACAGcagagttcagttataactcTTTCACTGTGTTTGAAAACAATAGTGGTCTGCATGGTGGTGCCATCCTACTAATTAATGGTGCATGGATTAGTGTATTTCCTAATAGTACTCTGATATTCCAACAAAACAGAGCTGTGGATTATGGAGGAGCTATATACGTAGAACTATCAACACCTTTTGATTATCTTCTCTCTCGTGTATGCTTTATCAAATACTTTTCAGAAAATTTTTCTCCTAGCAAGTGGAATACCAGCTTTACTTTTATTAACAACACAGCAGGTCAGAATAATGGTACGAACACTAACACACTTTTTACTAGTACTTTACAGCCCTGTATGAAGGTGTTTGGACTAAAGGGACCAGAGCTCTTTGTTGGAAAACCATTTTATTATTACCCACCTGCCACTACCAATACAATTGCTACTTCACCTGAAAAGTTTAGTTACACATATGATCACTATTATATTGTACCAGGAGAGGTTTATAACTTACCAGTCCGTTTAATAGATGAACTGAATCAAAACATAACTGCAGCCATTTTTATAGCAACCTGTAATGAATCCCCTACTCCATATGTTGTGGCCCCTTACCACTTCACAAATGGATCAATACAAATTGCGGGAAGGCCAGCAGAGACTTGTCAATTACAACTACAGACAGATACTGATTATTCAGTTGCTACTACACTACAAATTACCTTGCTACAATGTCCTCCAGGTTTCAGCTATAATGATGACACCAAACAGTGTGAATGTCTTGTAAATCCCACAGAACAGAAAGTACCTATAAGTGGATGCGAGCTCTCATCTTTTCAAGCATACTTTGATCAATTTTACTGGATTGGATATAAATCAGATAAAGCAATCGATCTATTGACTACCTCTTGCCCTTATCGGTATTGTTATAAACACCACATTAATAAGGTTCAATTACTTCCACGAGTTGCAAACAAGGTCACACTTGATGAATTTGTGTGTGGTAACAGGAGCAGGACAGGTTTACTTTGTGGTAAATGTATTGATGGATACAGTGTTGCATTGAATTCGCCTGAGTATAGGTGTGGAAAATGTGAAAACTCTTTCTTTGGAATTCTATATTTCTTTCTGTCCTACATAATTCCAGTCAGTATACTGTTTTATATCATAATGACTTACAATGTTAGGATGACCACTGGAACTATCAGTGCCTTTTTATTTTTCTCACAAATCATTAGCAGTCAGTATCGCTTTGGATCAGACTATGCCCTCAAAGGTAATTCCAGTGAAACATTAACTGCCGCTGATATTGTCATTACAATATATAGTATTTCTAATCTGGAGTTTTTCCATCATGATGTGTTTTCATACTGTCTGTTTCCTAATGCTGGAACAGTAGATGTGTTGGCTTTTTGCTTGCTCTTGTCATTTTATCCAGTGCTTCTTGTCCTTTTGTACTTTTTGTTGCGTCGTTATTGTACTTGTAATTATCGGTGCTTATACAGATTTGTatcaaacaaatcagtgactcaTGGAATTTGTGCCTTCCTTGTTCTTTGCTTTGCAAGAATAAATGTATTAGCATTTGGCATATTAAAATCAGCTGATCTATCTTATGTAAGTAATGAAAGTTACTACAAAAGAGTGGTGTACCTACAGGGAGAAATCGAATACTTTGGAGATGCTCGATACAATTTGTATGCAGCTGGCTCTTTATTTGCCATTACAACAGTCATTGTTATTCCTACACTGATCTTGGTGTTGCATCCTATTATGATAATAGTTTGTGGTTATTTCCATTGGGGAGAGAGCACAGTTGTCAGGTTTATCAGTAAAATACTTTTTATAAACAAGTTAAAGCCGATACTTGATTCATTTCAAGGTGACTACAAAAACAATTTAGCTCTCTTTGCTGGTTTGCATTCGTTTTTGTATCGAATAATTTTCTTCAGTATTTTGATCAGTACATCAGCACCTGATACCAATCTCTTCCTATTATTGTTGTTTACATTTTTCCTTGTCATCTTACTAATCCATGTACTGTTGATGCCATTCAAACGATATGTAGACAATACAGCTTATTCGTTGACTTACATTCTGATGCTTGCCATCTTGATGATCAAACAGTATGTGTTCTTTTCCATTAGTTCAGAAGAAGTGCTTATTTGGCTAGAGATCTTCCTGACATTATTGCCATTGGTCTGTGTAATTGTATACTGCTCTTGGAGATTGTGGTCAGTTATAAAATTGGTATGGAGGAGACACACAGAAGATCAGCAGTCAAATCTAGTAAGAACCATGcaaactactgtacatgtacaattgAAATCATCATGCATCAGTGACagtgatataccataattacaTTAAAAGAATTCTCATTAAGATTAGGTCGAGGTGTACAACTACAGTGTATATtcagggacggatccaggaggggttcaaagggttccatggaacccctctTTTGAAAGAGCTTCTcttactcaagatactcta
This portion of the Dysidea avara chromosome 12, odDysAvar1.4, whole genome shotgun sequence genome encodes:
- the LOC136241638 gene encoding uncharacterized protein, with protein sequence MLTAVWFILFFWIRVVLTFEHTVILSHNLSLTECVKLNNTSYQCGSFDHVLILLSECCSSTDIIVEPNTYVLSSSHKIIDLQNIRIRSRTSQPATIWCTLNTNGSYDIDTGIAFIRITNLVIEHLNVMGCGMKHVSNNYIGEGQFIMVRSALYIQNSTDVSLYGSSISHNNGIGLLMYDTNGTVNITKSSFINNTMNMAEQNPSFTGGGGIYVHFTNCTPGLVECDSLGNLYNNGSNYIVDECIFDHNTAFYDFNGGKADERFAGISVTFGTGGGLSCFFNGEALNNSLHVTTSSFTSNSALVGGGINIRSRHNSKFTHAEIFNCSFINNTLYGVYGDEPGGGGISIGYVIYQTGGETLYNTYIISGCLFERNKATYGIGGGVVGFGSREPRRIVPTIRFEIHNTSFLSNEALYGSAIEINREFFNSITVGVFFTLVIDNCDFNSNYLQNPSSQLANSSISSSIAAVALSGIGIQFRGNNKFSGNAATALLVEGATAEFSYNSFTVFENNSGLHGGAILLINGAWISVFPNSTLIFQQNRAVDYGGAIYVELSTPFDYLLSRVCFIKYFSENFSPSKWNTSFTFINNTAGQNNGTNTNTLFTSTLQPCMKVFGLKGPELFVGKPFYYYPPATTNTIATSPEKFSYTYDHYYIVPGEVYNLPVRLIDELNQNITAAIFIATCNESPTPYVVAPYHFTNGSIQIAGRPAETCQLQLQTDTDYSVATTLQITLLQCPPGFSYNDDTKQCECLVNPTEQKVPISGCELSSFQAYFDQFYWIGYKSDKAIDLLTTSCPYRYCYKHHINKVQLLPRVANKVTLDEFVCGNRSRTGLLCGKCIDGYSVALNSPEYRCGKCENSFFGILYFFLSYIIPVSILFYIIMTYNVRMTTGTISAFLFFSQIISSQYRFGSDYALKVQKKCLFG